From the genome of Pirellulales bacterium:
CACGGTCTCGTCAATCGGCGGAGCAGCCTGCCCCGTAGACACGGCCGCTTCCTTCGGCTCGGCCGTTCTTCTGCTCAGCGACAGTGTCTGGGAGATACCCGTTTGATTAACAAGGGGCGCAATAGCCCAGCGACCCACGCTCCAAGGTGCGGTCAGACCGGGAGGCAGGAATACCTTTAACAGCACGAGCAGCCACAAAGCATGGCGTAGCCGCGGCGAAATTTGGCGTGCTGTAACAACCAGCACGGCGGCCACCAGGCATGTCAACAGCGCCAATTGCCAGCTGGCCGGCACGATCCAATCTGACCAGGTCTGCGCAAGTCGATCGATGGCCCACACGACATTGCCCTCCTCGCCTAACGCGACGATTTTTTATTCTTACGTTTGTCGTCAAGCCGCCGTTTCAAGGCGCGGATTTCCGCCTCAGAAAGGTCGGCCTCGTCGATGAATTGAGCCAATACCGGAGAACAGGCCGCGCTAATCAATCGCTGGAACACGTTACGCACTTCTCGGCGCGTCATATCGTCACGGTCGGCCGCCGCGCGATAAAGATACGAATTCCCGACCTGGTCATAGGCCACGGCCTCTTTTGCCACGAGTCGCGACAGGAGTGTCTTCACCGTCTTGTAGGCCCAGCCGCGACGGTCCGGCAGCCGGGCGTAGACATCGCGTGCCGCCAAGGGACCATGGTCCCAAATGACCTTCATGACTTCCCATTCGGCCGGCGAAAGCGGCGTCGGATCGTCGTGCGACGGCATGAACGCTCTCTCTCTACGAAAACCATGTGTGCCCGCAACCCTGGCCATTAGACTACATATGTAATCCTTTGTCAACAAGAATGGTGTGTCGCCTTGCAGACTGGGATTCG
Proteins encoded in this window:
- a CDS encoding BlaI/MecI/CopY family transcriptional regulator, with the protein product MPSHDDPTPLSPAEWEVMKVIWDHGPLAARDVYARLPDRRGWAYKTVKTLLSRLVAKEAVAYDQVGNSYLYRAAADRDDMTRREVRNVFQRLISAACSPVLAQFIDEADLSEAEIRALKRRLDDKRKNKKSSR